The DNA window AGGGTAAAGTCCTGCATCCATGTATCTTTCAAGTACCTTACGCTTTGTTTCGCATATTTCCTTGGATATTTCCATTAGCTCTCTAACTCTTTTCTTAAATTCCTCTACTGAGTGGGCTAAATATCCTATACGTCCCATATTCAATGTAACCACATTTATAGAGCCTGTAAGCGGATTTGCACCAAATAATCCTCCACCTCTTCTTCTAAGCTCACGATTATCAAGCCTAAGTCTACAGCACATACTCCTTACATCTTCTGGACTTAAGTCACTATTTACAAAGTTTGCAAAATATGGAGTACCAAACTTTCTAGTCATCTCCATAATGGAATCAACCACTTCTGAATTCCAAGGAAAATCCTTAGTAATGTTTATTGTAGGTATAGGAAAACTAAAGCTTCTGCCTGCTCCATCTCCCTCCATCATTACCTCGCTATATGCCTTATTGAACATGTCCATTTCCTTTTGGAATTCTCCATAGGTTTTATCTTTTCTCTTGCCTCCAATGATAACCTCCATATTCTTAATCATTGGATGTGGAGTAATGTCTAAGGTTATATTAGTAAAAGGAGTTTGAAATCCAACCCTAGTAGGTATGTTTAGATTGAATACAAAACTCTTCACTATCTTTTTCACTTCATCATAGCTTAGCCCGTCATAATAAATAAATGGAGCCACATAAGTATCTAAAGAACTGACAGCTTGTGCACCCGCCGCCTCTCCTTGAAGTGTATATAGCCAGTTTACAAGCTGCCCTAAAAATGATTGTAAGTGTTTTGCAGGTAAAGATTCGATTTTTCCACTAGCACCTTTAAATCCACATAAGAGAAGAGCCTCCAAATCCCATCCACAGCAATATGGGGCCAATAGGCCTAAATCATGAATATGCAAGTCTCCTTTGATATGTGGATCTCTTAGCTCTTTTCTATATATTTTATTTAACCAATACTTTTTAGTTATAGACTCAACAATATGATTATTTAGCCCTTGTAAGCTAAATCCCATATTAGCATTTTCATTTACTCTCCAATCATCTAGCGATACATATTCATCTATCAGTGTCTCTGCATCCATAAAAAGATTTTTAGTTTCTCTTAGCTCTTCATGCTTTCTTCTGTATAATATGTACGCTTTTGCAGTTTTGGCATGTCCTTCTTCTATCAGAACCTTTTCAACTATGTCTTGAACATCTTCAACAGATGGTATACTTGCTCCAAAAGCTTCTGTTACTATGCTAACTACCATTTTTGATAGTCTTTCAGCAGTTTCTCTATCATCTCCACCAACTGATTTTGCTGCTGAAAATATTGCGTTTTCTATTTTTTTTACATCAAAGTCGACAATATCTCCGTTCCTTTTCTGAACCCTAGTAATCAAGGTATAGCCCCCCTATATTGTGGTATCAATGTTTATGATACATATATATTGTATATTCATATATAATATTATAGATTAAATAAAATTTATTTACAACTGATCTCGTGCTTTTTTTATGTTTTTTTAATATTTAGGACATAAGAACTAAGATAAAATTATTTAATGTTTATTATTATTTTTTGCGGATAATAATAAAGTAAAGATTATTTGGGAGTGATATTTATGAACACAATTGAGATTCTCGTAAACGAGCATGATAATATTAAGAAAGTGCTTAGAATAATAAGAAAAATATGTGTAGATATTGTTGAAGGAAAAGAAATTCCACACGATGATCTGATTTCAATTATTGATTTTATAAGAAATTATGCAGACAAGTATCACCATGGGAAAGAAGAAGATATGTTATTTAAAGACATGGCAACAGAACTAGTTGATAAAATAGGCTCTGGCCCAGTTCAAGGAATGCTTATTGAGCATGATTATGGAAGAAGTTTTGTTAGAGAGCTTGAAGCTGCCTTAAAAGCATATAAGGAAGGTAATAATGAAGCTAAAGTTGACATAATATCAAATGCTATGGGATATGCAAATCTTTTGGAAAAACACATATTCAAGGAAGACAATATGCTATACAAATATGCAGAAAAAAATCTAAAAGAAGAAACTATAAATAAATTAGATAGAGAATTTAAAGAATATGAAGAAAACAAGGAGCATATAGAAACTAAGGAAAAGTATATTAGATTGGCAAGGGATTTAGAAAAGAAATATATATAAATAAGCGTCATTCTGAACGTAGCAAAAAACTTTATCTCCTTCACCAATCTTAATATCTGTCCGCCGGGACTATAATTATGAGTGTCCTACGAACCAACCTTAGTATCTGTCTGTCAGGAAATCAGTTAGGAGCGCTTTTGAGCCTACGTTCAGGATGACAACTATTTTTACTTTACAAATATTATATATTATCTATTAAAAAGCATTTTTATCCAAATAATATAGTACAAGCTTAGCTATTTCTGCAATTCGTTTTTCATCTATCTTATCTATTGTATCGTCTGGTGTATGATATCCATTTTTTAAATCCATATTGATCAAACATAATGAATCTATGCCTTTAGCACCAAAAGAATCGTGATCACTTCCCTGCCCTGCCTCTTGTGCACAATCAATTTTTAGTACTTTTGAATACTTATAGAACTCTTCCCTTAGTTTAGTATTAATATTGTCAAAGCTCAATAATGTGAGAGGCATTTCAGTTTTTGAACCTATCATATCTAAATTGATCATAACTGTTGTTTCTTTATTTAGCGGATATAGTGGACTATTAACATAATGATATGAACCATATAGACCTTCTTCTTCTCCATTAAAGGCAATAAAAAGAATAGATTTTTTCGGCTTATATTTTCCTTCCTTCAGTACTCTTGCTATCTCCATCATAACAGCAGTACCTGAAGCATTATCTAATGCCCCTGGGTTATAAGTGCCATTTTTATTGTCTCCTGCATGATCAAAATGAGCTCCTATAATAATGAATTCTTTTTTTAGAGCTTCATCTTTGCCTTCAATGTATCCTATTACATTTGCTGCAGTTACATTTTCAACTGCAAAGTCCGCCTTCATATTAATATCTAGATCTTTATTGGCAGCATCAACTAAATCTTTAAATGTCGCTGTATCGCAATTGAAAAGCATTGGTTTTTTTTCAGCAAATTTTGCTGTAGGTTGAGCATTTGGCGCTACTACAAAGCTGCCATAAGCATGATTTGGATTATCAATGTCAACTTCCATTACCATTCCACCAATGCTGCTGTTCCTCAATAATACTCTATTAATTATATTTGTACTTCCTGCACTAGAAATAATTTTGCTTGGTACTAGAAGAATCTTTCCTTCATATGGTTTTAAATCTGCTGAAAGTATTCTAGGATCATCTATAACTACACCTTTTCCTTTTACATCTCCTTTTATACTTAGAGAAGTAGTCCACGTATATACAGAAAATTCCTTGATGTATTCGTACTCCTTTTCTACCTTCCCACTTATATTTACTATTTCTAGTTTAGGAGCACTATATGTAAATCTCACATTTTGATCATAATTCTGTAAATAGCCACCTAAATCACTTGGATAGTCAAGTTTAATTTTTTTAAAGTAATTAGCTATATATTGGGTAGCAAGCTCATTTCCTTTTGTTCCAGCAAGCCGTCCCTTGTACTTCTCTGAGGTCAATTCATCAATTATATTCATTATATTTTCTGAATTTAGATGCTTTTCTTTAATATTTACAAAAGCTATTTTTTGATCCTTTCCAATATTGTTAGCTTTACCAAAAGTTGTACATCCACTAAAAAATAAAAACGCAGCAAGTACAATACTAACAAATACTGTGAGTTTTTTATTTATCCTCACTTTTACCACCCCCATATATAATTATATACCAAATAATATAAAATATTGTTAGTAAATTGATAAATTGGTTAATTCTCTGATTTTATCACCATTTGCATTCCAAAATAGTATTTCCATAAATTAACCTGTTGTGCTAGTTAATTTAGCTTTTTAATTAATTAGTTTTGCACCAAATAGCTTACACAATCTAAATGGAAAAATTAATGATATTTGTTTGTACAAGATTATAAAACAGACTGGTTGTAACTGTTTTATAAATTGATATAATTGAAATATATATATTATTTATAAAATGTCTATTAGCAAGGAATAATCATAGGAGGGATAAGATGAATCTGGTTGAAGAGAGAAATAAGAGGACATATTGGTTTCTTAGAGATAGGCTTGGCATGTTCATTCACTGGGGCTTATATTCAATTCCTGCAAGAGGGGAATGGGTAATGACTAATGAAAAGATGTCAAAGGAAGAGTATAAGCAATATTTCCATGAGTTTGATCCAATAAGCTATGACTCCAAATTCTGGGCTAAAGCCGCAAAAAATGCAGGAATGAAATATGCTGTTATGACAGCAAGACACCATGATGGTTTTTGTTTATTTGACAGTAAGCTTACTGATTACAAAGCTACTAATACTAAAGCAAAAAGAGATTTAATAAAAGAATATGTAGAGGCATTTAGAGCTGAAGGTCTTAAGGTAGGTCTTTATTATTCTGTTATTGATTGGCATCATGATGATTTCCCTCATTATGAAGATAGACACCATCCCATGAGAGATAATGAGAATTACAAGGATGTAAAGCATGATTTTGAAAAATATCTAGAATATATGCATGGACAAGTTCGAGAGCTATGTACAAACTATGGGAAAATAGATATTCTCTGGTTCGATTTTTCCTATGATGATATGGTTGGTGAAAAGTGGAAAGCCACTGAACTAATAGATATGGTAAGAGGCTTACAGCCTGATGTAATAATCGATAATAGATTAGAAGCAAGTGGGGAAAACTCTGGAAGTATTATGACTAATAATCCTAGCTTTTTTGCTGGTGACTTTGCATCTCCTGAGCAAATTATTCCACCAGAAGGAATAGTGGATGAAAACGGCAATTCAATACCCTGGGAAGCTTGTATTACAATGAATAATCACTGGGGTTACTCTTCTACAGACAAAAATTTCAAATCTGCAAAGATGATTATTAGAAAGCTAGTAGAATGTGTTAGCAAAAACGGAAACCTTTTGCTAAATATTGGACCTGATGCAAAGGGTGAAATTCCCTATGAGTCCCTAAATATTCTAGATAGCATGGGCAAATGGCTAAAACAAAATGGCAGGAGCATATATAACTGCGGAAAAGCCTGTCTTCCGAAACCTGAATGGGGCTATTATACTCAAAATGGTAATAAATTATATGCTCATATTTTTGAAGGAAGCATAGGACCTTTAGGTATCCAAGGACTAAATGGTAAGATTAAAAAGATTAGATTGCTTTCCGATGGCTCTGAACTTAAGATAATAAAGCCTTGGAACACTATGGATTATAATAACTATGTTTTCATTAATTTCGGAACACCTGAGCATCTTACATATCCATTGCCAGATGATATTGATACAGTTGTAGAGCTTGAGCTTTTAGATTAAAAATGGGAATAATTCAATAAGCAAATAATTTCAAGCCTCTAAAACTATTTTTAGTAAAGGAAGAGACAGATTATTCTATGTCTCTTTCTAGAGGCAAAGCTATATGAACAGCAAAAATATTTTCCTTATCTTCAATCTTTAAGAGCCCTTCGTATTGGTTTACTATTCTTTTTATATTACTTAATCCAAAGCCATGATTTTCTTTGTCTTCTTTAGTTGTAAATCTATTCCCTAAAGATTCTGATTCTGTGCTTACCATATTTGATTTTGAATTCGATACCTCAATAACTAAATAGTACCCCTTGGTGAAAATTCTAAGATTGATCAGTGGCTCATTTACACTAGGATTTAGACACGCTTCAATTGCATTGTCTAAAAGATTGCCTATAACTATAGACAAATCAATATAATTAAAGGACAGGTTTTGAGGTAATTGAATATCTAAGTTCATATTGATTTTCTCTCTTAGTATCTTATCTCTTTTCATATTTATTAATGCTGTAATTACAGGATGTCCCACATCAATAATCTTATTGATAAAAGAAATATCATCAGCTAATCCCAGTATGTATTTTTTCGCTTCCTCAGTCTTATTAAGATAAATCAATCCATACAATGTACTAACATGATTATTAAAATCATGCCTTTGAGCACGGATATTTTGCACAATATCTTCCATATTCTTAATATAAAAGTTTTGATTCTCATATTCCTTTATCTTTAATTTCATCAATTCTTCCTGTTGCTCTTGTTCAAGCATCTTTTTTGTAAATATATATATTAACCAGCTAAATAAAATAGCACATAATGTGAAAAGGAAAAAGAAGATGTAGTCCATATAAGTGCTAACTCTTATGTATCTATAAAGAATAAATGCCATATAAATAATAATTGCATTAAATAGAAATATAAAAGCTATAGGCAGACTTTTTTTATTCCGAATATATGAGAAAAAGGATGTTTTTCTAATCCAGTAATGTACGGTAAGAAGAAAGCTACCTTTTGCTATAGCAATTGCTAAAATTCTATAAATGTTAAGCTCTAATATCAGCGATGGTGATAATCTAAAAATATATATAATTAGATTAGCTGCAGCTAGCTCTAATGCAAACATCAAAACCATCCCAATAAGTAGCATAATAAAAATATTTAAAAAAGTTTCTTTAAAAATCAAGAAAAAAACAAAGCTCATTGAAATCAAAATCAATATAAAGCCTATGAAACTAGCTAATCCAAAAAAGCTATTCACAAAAGTATTGAGTAATACAATTATAAACAGCCACAGTAGGACATATTTATTGTTGGACTTTTTCCCTTTAACAAAAGCTTTCATATAATAATAAAGTATATTTACATCAATAATATTTGTTAAAAAATTAGCTACTATTTCCATAATCATCACCTTAAATTAACAAAATAATTTCTTTTCTAATGCTTTTAGAACATCTTGCCTGTATTTTCTACCAATAGGTATTGCTTGTTCTATACCACGTAGTACCATTTCGTTATTATTTATATTTAGAAATTTTTCAGTATTTACTACAAAACCCTGATGACAACGTAAGAATATATTCTTGTCCAAAGACTCCATTATGGATTTTATTGTGCCACTGAATTCATATTTGCCTACTTGAGTTAAAATATAGGTTTTTTTACCTTGTCGTTCAAAATAATAAATATCCTCATATTTCAAACTTACTATTCCTTGCCTTGTTCTATAAGAAAAGGTCTTATTCATATTGTTATACGCTCTTATTTCTTTGAGACGCAGATAGATCTTTTGCATCAAAATCCTGAAATTTTCATATGTAATAGGTTTTATAATATATTGAAAACTTTCTATTTGGAAAGCCTCTAAAGCATAACTTTTATATCCTGTTAAAAATACAATTATTGTGTCTTCATACCGTTCCCTAATTTTCTTGCCTGTTTCTATACCATTTAATTCCCTCATTTCAATATCTAAAAAGATAATATCCATATGCTTATCCTTTATTAATTCCAGCAATTCTTCTCCACTATAGGCTTCGATTATTTTGACATCATAATCAATATCAATCCTGTTTATATATTCCTTAATGATATCTACATGGGTTTTATCGTCATCGCAGATTGCAATAATCAAATCCATATGTCATACCTCCCATATAAATCTTATATCATTTATCATTATTCTATATGTAAATTGGATTACCTTCTTTTAATTTGAAAATTTTTGTCATTTGCTGAAATATTATAGAAAAACAGCTTTCTAATAAAATTAATTTCTTTGATGTTTGTAAATCTTTTAATTAGATCAATTTAATTATTATAAGACTATAAAAAGCAATCAATTGAATAATATTTCATAATATGGTAAAATATCAGTGAATCAAATAATATTTTTAGGGGGATTCCAATGAATAAGCACAGTCAATTTTCATTAATATTTTTAGGAGGGATACTATTACAATCAGTTTGTGTATTGGGAACTTGCATTTCAAGTTTGAGCAAATTCAACGAATTGTATAAAATTCTTTTTGGAGTTCTACTTATTCCTAATATTACAAGCTACCTTCTTATTATCACTGGTTTATTGGGTATCTTTAACATAAATATATTTAGGAAAGATACATAATTCTCCTCTTAAAATAAATATTTGATATACATACTAGGAGGTAATTTAATGATATGTCCTTATTGCAATGAAACTATGAATCCTGAATCTGCTAATTAAATGCTATTTCAAAATAGATTAGCATAAACAAAAACAGCCCAAACTTTTTAAGTCTGAGCTGTTTCAGTCCTACATGGGGCAAAGCAGTAATCCTATTTTTTATCCTTCTATGATAGTTTTTATAAATAATATTGACTATTTCTTAGGAGATTTAGGCTGATATAAAAGACCTATGCAGTTAATATTTAATCCTAAGTTAGCAAAAGTCATAGCCACTGCTGCCACACCATTTAATAATCTAGTCTTTGCTTTCATTTAATTCACCTCCTCATACGATTTTTTTCTTGCTATTAAAGGCGTCAATGTGATTCCCTCGCAGAGAAATCCCAGTGACACAATATTGCCATAAGTAATAAATGATTTATAAATTAATCCTAAGCTGATAGTAATTAAACTTCCTATGATTATTACATATATACTTCTTTTCTTATAAAGCTTCTTCTCAAGTTCATTTAGTCGTTTATTCTCTGTATCAACTGGTGCAAATGCTAGAACTAAAATAGCAGATATGATTAGCATGATAACTGAATATAATGGGGTGTGACTGATAGGTAAGGCTTTAGAAAGAAATATGAAAGAAAAAGTTATGATATTTGTAATTACAAAACATTGCCAGAAAGATTCTAAATGTACCCCTCCAGCTTGAATTCTTAGCATGCTAAAAGCTAAAGTAAATGCAATAGCCTCTTTTACAACTCCTAATAATAGTGATATAATAAATAAACCTAGATATTTGATAATCGTAATCAATAAGATTTCAATTCCAAAAACATACATATCCATATTCTCTTCATCAATAGCATTGTTGTCTTTCATCTTCTTAAATATATAACAGGCCATTTGATTAATCATATTTTCCTCTTCCCTTAGATTTTCAGATTTATTGTAATTCAAAAGTACCATAATTTAATTCTTAGGACAACCCTTTTGGCATAAACGGTAGTCTAAAAGGCATAAACGACATAAAAACAGCCCAAACATTTTTAAGTCTGAGCTGTTTTTTAACTATCTATTTAACTTTCATAACTCTCATTGAATTAAGCACTGCTAATAATGCTACTCCTACATCTGCAAATACTGCTTCCCACATTGTAGCTACTCCAAAGGCACCTAGAGCTAAGACTATGGCCTTGACTCCTAGGGCTAAAACAATATTTTGAACGACTATTTTTTTAGTCTTTTTGGCTATAGATATTGCCTGTGAAAGCTTTGAAGGCTCGTCTGTCATCAGTACTACATCTGCTGCTTCTATAGCTGCATCTGAACCTAATCCTCCCATGGCAACACCTATATCTGCTCTTGCAAGTACTGGTGCGTCATTGATTCCATCTCCTACAAAGACTAATTTACCTTTTTCACCTTTTGCCCTGCTGATTTTCTCTAATACGTTTACTTTGTCCTCAGGTAGTAGCTCTGAATAATATTCGTCAAGCTTAAGCTCATTTGCAACCTGCTTAGCTACATTATCTAAATCACCTGTAAGCATCATAAGCTTTTTAACGCCTTGATTTCTCAAGGACTCCATAGCCTTTGCTGAATCTTCTTTTAACATATCGGAAATAACTATACTTCCTGCAAGCTTCCCATCTATGGCTACATAAACTATAGTTCCTGACTTTTCAATTTGAGTAGCTGCTATACCTTCTCTTTCTAGTAGCTTTAAATTACCTGCTAATACAACACTGCCCTTTACATTGGCCTTTATACCATGCCCTGAAATTTCTTCATAGCTTTCAATCAAGCTTTCATCTATTTCTCCATTGAATTCTTCTATAATAGATTTTGCAATTGGGTGGTTTGAGTGAGTTTCTGCAATAGCAGCAGCTCTTAAAACTTCCTCTTTGGAAAATCCCTTCTCTACATTTATCTCTGATACTTTAAATACTCCCTTAGTCAATGTACCTGTCTTATCAAATACAACTGTATCTACTTCATTTAATGCTTCTAGGTAGTTTCCACCTTTAACTAATATTCCTGATTTAGAAGCTCCACCTATACCTCCAAAGAATCCAAGTGGAATTGATATTACTAATGCACATGGACAAGATATTACTAAAAATATCAAAGCTCTATATATCCATTCTGAAAATGGATCTCCAGTAACTATAGGAGGTATAACAGCTACTAATGCTGCTCCAATAACTACAGCTGGAGTATAATATCTTGCAAATTTAGTAATGAAATTCTCTGTTGGTGCTTTTTTGCTGCTGGCATTTTGAACTAAATCTAGTATTCTTGAAACTGTAGATTCATTGAATTTCTTCTTTACCTCTATAGTCAATAATCCACTAGTATTCACAAATCCACTTAATATATCATCGCCAGCTTTTATTTTTCTAGGTACTGATTCTCCTGTAAGTGCAGAAGTATCAACCATTGATTCTCCTTCAACTACGATTCCATCTAATGCTACTCTCTCTCCTGGCTTAACTACTATATAATCTCCTATATTTACTGACTCTGGACTTACAACAACTAGGCCCTCATCAGTTCTTAGATTAGCATAATCTGGTCTAATGTTTAGAAGCGACTTAATAGATTTTCTTGAACGCTCAACTGCTATATCCTGGAACATCTCACCTATTTGATAAAATAGCATTACCGCTACAGCCTCTGGATACTCTTTAACAGCAAAAGCTCCAACAGTTGCAATAGCCATTAAGAAATTTTCATCAAATACTTGACCTCTCGTTATATTTCTAACTGCTCTAAAAAGTACATCGCCACCTATTAGAAAATAGCTTATTACATATAGTGGCAATTGTATATTTACATTTTTATTTAGCATAAAACCAGCTACGAATAAAATTGCTCCTACTCCAAGCCTTATAGTTTTTTTATTCAATAAGCCATGTCCACCTTCTCCATGGCTATGTCCATGGCCATGGCTGTGATCGTGCTCATGGTCATGACCAGAACAGCATTCACTTTTACTATGGCGATGACCATGTATCCCTAGCTCCTTTAAATCATTGTCGGTTTTAACGATGACATCTGGCTCCAATGTATTTACTATTTTCTTTATTTTATTTAGTATTACTTCAAAGTCCAGACCATTATTATACTCTACAGACATAATCTTAGTAGCAAAGCTAAAGCTTGCATTTTCAATCTCTTCCATAGATTTGACTTTATGTTCTATCTTTGCAGCACAATTAGCACAATTTAAGCCTTCTAATACGATATCCTTTCTCACTATAAT is part of the Proteiniborus sp. MB09-C3 genome and encodes:
- a CDS encoding ribonucleoside triphosphate reductase, with protein sequence MITRVQKRNGDIVDFDVKKIENAIFSAAKSVGGDDRETAERLSKMVVSIVTEAFGASIPSVEDVQDIVEKVLIEEGHAKTAKAYILYRRKHEELRETKNLFMDAETLIDEYVSLDDWRVNENANMGFSLQGLNNHIVESITKKYWLNKIYRKELRDPHIKGDLHIHDLGLLAPYCCGWDLEALLLCGFKGASGKIESLPAKHLQSFLGQLVNWLYTLQGEAAGAQAVSSLDTYVAPFIYYDGLSYDEVKKIVKSFVFNLNIPTRVGFQTPFTNITLDITPHPMIKNMEVIIGGKRKDKTYGEFQKEMDMFNKAYSEVMMEGDGAGRSFSFPIPTINITKDFPWNSEVVDSIMEMTRKFGTPYFANFVNSDLSPEDVRSMCCRLRLDNRELRRRGGGLFGANPLTGSINVVTLNMGRIGYLAHSVEEFKKRVRELMEISKEICETKRKVLERYMDAGLYPYSRFYLQAIKDAEGEYFKNHFSTIGLNGMNEACINLLGKDITTEEGRDFAIDIMEFMNRVIQIFQEETGSLWNLEASPAEGAAYRFARMDKKMYPKIFTQGTDEPYYTNSTQLPVDHTKDIFEAIEHQDKLQTLYTGGTVLHGFIGEEINSIETVKLLLQRAFENSRIPYLTITPTYSICPDHGYLRGEQFTCPDCGKNTEVWTRVVGFHRPIQSWNKGKKEEYEDRLEFDTDVSLNLNEQRIKKAI
- a CDS encoding heavy metal translocating P-type ATPase, which codes for MRKDIVLEGLNCANCAAKIEHKVKSMEEIENASFSFATKIMSVEYNNGLDFEVILNKIKKIVNTLEPDVIVKTDNDLKELGIHGHRHSKSECCSGHDHEHDHSHGHGHSHGEGGHGLLNKKTIRLGVGAILFVAGFMLNKNVNIQLPLYVISYFLIGGDVLFRAVRNITRGQVFDENFLMAIATVGAFAVKEYPEAVAVMLFYQIGEMFQDIAVERSRKSIKSLLNIRPDYANLRTDEGLVVVSPESVNIGDYIVVKPGERVALDGIVVEGESMVDTSALTGESVPRKIKAGDDILSGFVNTSGLLTIEVKKKFNESTVSRILDLVQNASSKKAPTENFITKFARYYTPAVVIGAALVAVIPPIVTGDPFSEWIYRALIFLVISCPCALVISIPLGFFGGIGGASKSGILVKGGNYLEALNEVDTVVFDKTGTLTKGVFKVSEINVEKGFSKEEVLRAAAIAETHSNHPIAKSIIEEFNGEIDESLIESYEEISGHGIKANVKGSVVLAGNLKLLEREGIAATQIEKSGTIVYVAIDGKLAGSIVISDMLKEDSAKAMESLRNQGVKKLMMLTGDLDNVAKQVANELKLDEYYSELLPEDKVNVLEKISRAKGEKGKLVFVGDGINDAPVLARADIGVAMGGLGSDAAIEAADVVLMTDEPSKLSQAISIAKKTKKIVVQNIVLALGVKAIVLALGAFGVATMWEAVFADVGVALLAVLNSMRVMKVK
- a CDS encoding LytTR family DNA-binding domain-containing protein, with translation MDLIIAICDDDKTHVDIIKEYINRIDIDYDVKIIEAYSGEELLELIKDKHMDIIFLDIEMRELNGIETGKKIRERYEDTIIVFLTGYKSYALEAFQIESFQYIIKPITYENFRILMQKIYLRLKEIRAYNNMNKTFSYRTRQGIVSLKYEDIYYFERQGKKTYILTQVGKYEFSGTIKSIMESLDKNIFLRCHQGFVVNTEKFLNINNNEMVLRGIEQAIPIGRKYRQDVLKALEKKLFC
- a CDS encoding cyclic lactone autoinducer peptide translates to MKAKTRLLNGVAAVAMTFANLGLNINCIGLLYQPKSPKK
- a CDS encoding accessory gene regulator B family protein, whose product is MINQMACYIFKKMKDNNAIDEENMDMYVFGIEILLITIIKYLGLFIISLLLGVVKEAIAFTLAFSMLRIQAGGVHLESFWQCFVITNIITFSFIFLSKALPISHTPLYSVIMLIISAILVLAFAPVDTENKRLNELEKKLYKKRSIYVIIIGSLITISLGLIYKSFITYGNIVSLGFLCEGITLTPLIARKKSYEEVN
- a CDS encoding alpha-L-fucosidase, coding for MNLVEERNKRTYWFLRDRLGMFIHWGLYSIPARGEWVMTNEKMSKEEYKQYFHEFDPISYDSKFWAKAAKNAGMKYAVMTARHHDGFCLFDSKLTDYKATNTKAKRDLIKEYVEAFRAEGLKVGLYYSVIDWHHDDFPHYEDRHHPMRDNENYKDVKHDFEKYLEYMHGQVRELCTNYGKIDILWFDFSYDDMVGEKWKATELIDMVRGLQPDVIIDNRLEASGENSGSIMTNNPSFFAGDFASPEQIIPPEGIVDENGNSIPWEACITMNNHWGYSSTDKNFKSAKMIIRKLVECVSKNGNLLLNIGPDAKGEIPYESLNILDSMGKWLKQNGRSIYNCGKACLPKPEWGYYTQNGNKLYAHIFEGSIGPLGIQGLNGKIKKIRLLSDGSELKIIKPWNTMDYNNYVFINFGTPEHLTYPLPDDIDTVVELELLD
- a CDS encoding sensor histidine kinase, which encodes MEIVANFLTNIIDVNILYYYMKAFVKGKKSNNKYVLLWLFIIVLLNTFVNSFFGLASFIGFILILISMSFVFFLIFKETFLNIFIMLLIGMVLMFALELAAANLIIYIFRLSPSLILELNIYRILAIAIAKGSFLLTVHYWIRKTSFFSYIRNKKSLPIAFIFLFNAIIIYMAFILYRYIRVSTYMDYIFFFLFTLCAILFSWLIYIFTKKMLEQEQQEELMKLKIKEYENQNFYIKNMEDIVQNIRAQRHDFNNHVSTLYGLIYLNKTEEAKKYILGLADDISFINKIIDVGHPVITALINMKRDKILREKINMNLDIQLPQNLSFNYIDLSIVIGNLLDNAIEACLNPSVNEPLINLRIFTKGYYLVIEVSNSKSNMVSTESESLGNRFTTKEDKENHGFGLSNIKRIVNQYEGLLKIEDKENIFAVHIALPLERDIE
- a CDS encoding hemerythrin domain-containing protein, which translates into the protein MNTIEILVNEHDNIKKVLRIIRKICVDIVEGKEIPHDDLISIIDFIRNYADKYHHGKEEDMLFKDMATELVDKIGSGPVQGMLIEHDYGRSFVRELEAALKAYKEGNNEAKVDIISNAMGYANLLEKHIFKEDNMLYKYAEKNLKEETINKLDREFKEYEENKEHIETKEKYIRLARDLEKKYI
- a CDS encoding M28 family peptidase, with the translated sequence MRINKKLTVFVSIVLAAFLFFSGCTTFGKANNIGKDQKIAFVNIKEKHLNSENIMNIIDELTSEKYKGRLAGTKGNELATQYIANYFKKIKLDYPSDLGGYLQNYDQNVRFTYSAPKLEIVNISGKVEKEYEYIKEFSVYTWTTSLSIKGDVKGKGVVIDDPRILSADLKPYEGKILLVPSKIISSAGSTNIINRVLLRNSSIGGMVMEVDIDNPNHAYGSFVVAPNAQPTAKFAEKKPMLFNCDTATFKDLVDAANKDLDINMKADFAVENVTAANVIGYIEGKDEALKKEFIIIGAHFDHAGDNKNGTYNPGALDNASGTAVMMEIARVLKEGKYKPKKSILFIAFNGEEEGLYGSYHYVNSPLYPLNKETTVMINLDMIGSKTEMPLTLLSFDNINTKLREEFYKYSKVLKIDCAQEAGQGSDHDSFGAKGIDSLCLINMDLKNGYHTPDDTIDKIDEKRIAEIAKLVLYYLDKNAF